The proteins below come from a single Procambarus clarkii isolate CNS0578487 chromosome 26, FALCON_Pclarkii_2.0, whole genome shotgun sequence genomic window:
- the LOC138368748 gene encoding hepatocyte nuclear factor 3-gamma-like, translated as MDSVCGRESSVSPPTVVAPVAVKASPLSDAHAMPVPTDQQRLLYQLALAERLRLASAGLAWARPPLSAHHHHLQEASMGGNFMGGLMGSHLMGGLGSPLMGGLGGGLMGGQGGPPPVAYPPPHPLYGYRLMDPRALLPRGPEEPKPQHSYIGLIAMAILSSPDKKLVLSDIYQYILDNYPYFRSRGPGWRNSIRHNLSLNDCFVKAGRSANGKGHYWAIHPANIDDFRRGDFRRRRAQRRVRKHLGLAVDDDSSPEPPEPTAALTSGHDSPPAAHHHHTTAIIASDEGSQSQASPGSQPQPPAARKRQFDVASLLAPDDKLAKTRRHTSGLAQDASHDPDEIDVVSDDPDDDSRPAAARSTSPTASLHDDDRRPWSLLGWVSGAPWPLPSPTMGDDHDPHPTHDTPPPQ; from the coding sequence ATGGACTCGGTTTGTGGGCGTGAGTCTTCGGTGTCGCCGCCCACGGTGGTGGCGCCCGTAGCCGTCAAAGCTTCACCCTTAAGCGACGCCCACGCGATGCCCGTGCCCACAGACCAGCAGCGCCTGCTGTACCAGCTGGCCCTGGCCGAGCGTCTGCGTCTGGCCTCTGCCGGTCTGGCCTGGGCCAGACCACCACTCtcagcccatcaccaccaccttcaggaGGCCAGCATGGGTGGCAACTTTATGGGTGGTCTCATGGGTAGCCACCTCATGGGCGGCCTGGGGTCACCTTTAATGGGTGGGCTGGGCGGAGGGCTGATGGGCGGCCAGGGAGGGCCGCCGCCCGTTGCCTACCCGCCGCCCCACCCGCTCTACGGCTACCGACTCATGGACCCGCGGGCCCTCCTGCCCCGGGGACCCGAGGAGCCCAAGCCCCAGCACTCCTACATCGGACTCATCGCCATGGCCATCCTCAGCAGCCCGGACAAGAAGTTGGTGCTGAGCGACATCTACCAGTACATCCTGGACAACTATCCCTACTTCCGCTCCAGAGGGCCCGGATGGCGCAACTCCATCCGTcacaacctctccctcaacgactgCTTCGTCAAGGCGGGCCGCTCCGCCAACGGGAAGGGCCACTACTGGGCCATCCACCCCGCCAACATCGACGACTTCAGGCGGGGAGACTTCCGCCGGCGGCGAGCCCAGCGCCGCGTCAGGAAACACTTGGGACTCGCCGTCGACGACGACTCGTCGCCAGAGCCGCCGGAGCCCACAGCAGCTCTCACCTCCGGTCACGACTCGCCTccggccgcccaccaccaccacaccaccgccatcaTCGCCTCCGACGAAGGCTCTCAGTCGCAGGCGTCTCCTGGATCACAGCCGCAGCCTCCCGCGGCCCGCAAGCGGCAATTCGACGTAGCCAGCCTCTTGGCCCCCGACGACAAGCTGGCCAAGACCCGCCGCCACACTAGCGGCCTCGCCCAGGACGCCTCCCACGACCCCGACGAGATCGATGTTGTGAGCGACGACCCCGACGACGACTCGCGTCCCGCCGCCGCCAGATCCACGTCGCCCACGGCTTCCCTGCACGACGACGACCGTCGGCCGTGGTCCCTGCTGGGGTGGGTGTCAGGGGCGCCCTGGCCGCTCCCTTCACCCACCATGGGCGACGACCATGACCCCCACCCTACACACGACACTCCGCCCCCACAGTGA